From a region of the Coffea arabica cultivar ET-39 chromosome 3e, Coffea Arabica ET-39 HiFi, whole genome shotgun sequence genome:
- the LOC113737512 gene encoding uncharacterized protein produces the protein MAAFMNRLRVEELYYKLAEQPPKNLEELLTRAHAAANAQEAARLKRESDREFGDRRGRGNPPEIKDGQTRKNVFDRLSKDKAPAQPPLPEKGYTPLTRPRAQILAVMEAEGLGGRPPKMGTPRNKRNQDRYCAFHRDVGHDTEGCWALRKEIEDLIQRGFLGRFVQPGRPGRERGRAYHEGRGEGYRRDRPERHDAARGHSPDQDTQNLTGVINTIAGGPTGGDSHTVRKNRRPPPDGDDSLKRLRMDEEITFGPRDAVPLTAGNHEAIVIDIVTNNYRVKKVYVDQGSAVDILFYRVFKELGLEDG, from the coding sequence ATGGCCGCGTTTATGAACAGGCTGAGGGTGGAGGAGCTCTACTACAAGCTTGCTGAACAGCCCCCCAAAAATCTGGAAGAGCTCTTGACCCGGGCTCACGCCGCCGCCAACGCACAGGAGGCCGCCCGCCTGAAGAGGGAGTCAGATCGGGAGTTCGGGGATCGGAGAGGACGGGGAAACCCCCCTGAAATCAAGGATGGCCAAACCAGGAAGAACGTTTTCGATCGCCTCTCCAAGGATAAAGCCCCCGCTCAACCGCCACTCCCGGAAAAAGGGTACACACCCCTGACTCGGCCCAGGGCACAGATCCTGGCGGTGATGGAGGCAGAGGGTTTAGGAGGACGGCCGCCCAAGATGGGGACGCCCCGGAATAAAAGGAACCAGGACCGGTACTGTGCCTTCCACCGTGATGTAGGGCACGATACGGAAGGATGCTGGGCCTTGCGGAAGGAGATTGAAGACCTGATCCAGCGCGGTTTCTTGGGGCGGTTCGTGCAGCCAGGTCGGCCGGGCCGGGAGCGCGGACGTGCCTACCACGAAGGGAGGGGCGAAGGCTACCGCCGAGACCGCCCTGAGCGGCATGACGCGGCCCGGGGCCACTCCCCCGACCAGGACACTCAGAACCTGACGGGGGTTATAAACACCATAGCCGGGGGTCCCACGGGAGGAGACAGCCATACAGTCCGGAAAAACAGGCGACCTCCCCCCGACGGAGATGATTCACTGAAGCGTCTGCGCATGGATGAGGAGATCACTTTCGGACCGAGGGACGCGGTTCCCTTGACGGCCGGGAATCATGAGGCTATCGTAATAGACATCGTCACCAATAATTACCGGGTGAAAAAAGTGTACGTCGATCAGGGAAGTGCAGTGGACATCCTGTTCTACAGGGTGTTCAAGGAGCTCGGCCTGGAGGACGGGTAG